In Cytobacillus oceanisediminis, the following proteins share a genomic window:
- a CDS encoding phage tail protein — MATVVTDFDAVSVKNVNAQFKDGGTSGGARSFGCTGSVEGETESIVIEKRCAGMTKKSLAKPQKMNLTYTGHLPVAVLRDVFGLSNTGLKPGVYSYGQSSKGKEFILTGDVVDEFEDVTKLIAFPAVTSSTGLKIQSIENGAEEVAQIELEFTVLPDSAGQFYYEALVPELDDTTVAQQWHTAFSRELVEAVPVP; from the coding sequence GTGGCTACAGTGGTTACTGATTTTGATGCTGTTTCGGTTAAAAATGTAAATGCTCAATTTAAGGACGGTGGAACATCAGGAGGCGCAAGGTCTTTTGGGTGCACAGGGTCTGTTGAAGGGGAAACAGAAAGTATTGTTATTGAAAAAAGGTGTGCTGGAATGACTAAAAAGTCGCTGGCAAAACCTCAAAAAATGAACTTAACCTATACAGGTCATCTTCCTGTGGCTGTATTGCGAGATGTATTTGGACTTTCCAATACGGGTTTAAAGCCTGGTGTTTATTCATATGGCCAAAGTTCAAAGGGCAAAGAGTTTATATTAACGGGTGATGTTGTCGATGAATTTGAAGATGTAACAAAATTGATTGCCTTCCCAGCTGTCACAAGTTCGACGGGACTAAAAATTCAGTCCATCGAAAATGGAGCGGAAGAAGTGGCACAAATTGAATTAGAGTTTACTGTTCTTCCGGATAGTGCTGGCCAGTTTTATTATGAAGCTCTCGTTCCGGAGTTGGATGATACAACTGTGGCGCAGCAATGGCACACTGCATTTTCTAGAGAGTTAGTGGAAGCAGTACCGGTTCCTTAA
- a CDS encoding phage head closure protein yields the protein MDQYRETFNDGVLVYGHKTTQRSQTGKRIGEVFTAEGKLYYREMSCRQSDYELANASGSKLDIKVKTPYPPSFRKINKNKLLIQIDGEEYESINVDHDASKLYLFFYLQKVGGKSE from the coding sequence ATGGATCAGTATAGAGAAACCTTTAATGACGGAGTACTTGTATACGGACATAAAACCACGCAACGGTCACAAACTGGGAAGAGGATTGGGGAGGTTTTCACAGCTGAAGGCAAGTTATATTATCGCGAAATGTCATGCAGGCAAAGTGATTATGAACTCGCCAATGCGTCGGGTTCAAAGCTTGATATAAAAGTGAAGACTCCTTATCCACCTTCTTTCAGAAAAATTAATAAGAATAAATTATTGATTCAAATTGATGGTGAAGAATACGAATCAATTAATGTAGATCATGATGCTTCCAAATTGTATTTGTTCTTTTACCTTCAGAAGGTTGGTGGTAAGAGTGAATGA
- a CDS encoding head-tail connector protein → MDDQLTGVLLEELKSTLRITWADEDTDLKKIIQRAEAYLQELCGASLDFSKESQPKTLLLERCRYVYNNAADEFEGNFQHELSRLIFKVGIEQVVIEDGSV, encoded by the coding sequence ATGGATGATCAACTGACAGGAGTCCTTCTGGAAGAGTTGAAAAGTACTCTGAGGATTACTTGGGCTGATGAGGATACGGATTTAAAAAAGATTATCCAACGAGCGGAGGCGTACCTGCAGGAATTATGCGGGGCGTCTCTTGATTTTTCAAAAGAAAGCCAACCCAAAACATTGTTATTGGAAAGATGCCGGTATGTATATAACAATGCAGCAGATGAGTTTGAAGGGAATTTTCAACATGAGCTTTCCCGGTTGATTTTTAAGGTTGGTATTGAGCAGGTGGTTATTGAAGATGGATCAGTATAG
- a CDS encoding phage major capsid protein, with translation MKNPKRFLMPLNIQLFGGTGVQNLDRSVIENKEAQITAMQEAFEKGDAQAVAERIVTNMESNMVHIQDMMNSIIKEAQQAKDENWDAQVLASRGIRVLTSEEKKFYNAAIEAQSFDEVHKLMPPTVFQRVFEDLEKEHPLLSLINMQTTGAVTQWVLRRPGASAAFWGDVTAAIQEMVDEGFYTVEMGMFKLSGFLVVSKAMFELGPDWLDKYVRTFMAEVVAEELENVVVNGTGNKQPIGMTRDLNGAVVGGEYPLKTPVTLSDFTPATIGKEILAPTTKNGTRRYTGVTLIVNPLDYAAKFFALGAKQKDDGTWTYDNFSVPGLTMVQSPAVPLNRMIAGKPKDYFMGIATNQKLESTDVLRMIEDQRLYLIRQLANGKPLDADSFTVFDITAIGSTTPTP, from the coding sequence ATGAAAAACCCAAAAAGATTTCTAATGCCATTAAATATTCAATTGTTCGGTGGTACAGGAGTTCAAAATCTTGACCGATCTGTCATTGAAAATAAAGAAGCACAAATTACAGCAATGCAGGAAGCATTTGAAAAGGGAGATGCCCAAGCTGTAGCGGAGCGCATTGTAACCAATATGGAAAGCAATATGGTACACATCCAGGATATGATGAATTCCATCATCAAAGAAGCCCAGCAGGCAAAGGATGAAAATTGGGATGCTCAAGTTCTTGCTTCACGTGGAATTCGCGTTCTTACAAGCGAGGAAAAGAAGTTCTATAACGCAGCCATAGAAGCACAGTCCTTTGATGAGGTTCATAAATTAATGCCTCCTACTGTTTTTCAGCGTGTATTTGAAGATTTAGAGAAAGAGCATCCTCTGTTATCTTTAATTAACATGCAGACAACCGGAGCAGTGACACAGTGGGTTCTTCGCCGTCCTGGTGCTTCTGCAGCATTTTGGGGTGATGTAACTGCAGCCATTCAAGAAATGGTCGATGAAGGTTTTTACACTGTGGAAATGGGAATGTTCAAGTTAAGTGGATTCCTGGTAGTTTCCAAAGCGATGTTCGAGTTAGGGCCTGATTGGCTTGATAAATATGTACGGACTTTCATGGCTGAAGTAGTAGCTGAAGAGTTAGAAAACGTCGTGGTTAATGGCACAGGAAATAAGCAGCCAATTGGTATGACACGGGATTTAAACGGAGCAGTTGTTGGAGGAGAGTATCCACTTAAAACACCTGTAACTCTAAGTGATTTTACTCCAGCAACAATCGGGAAAGAGATCTTAGCACCTACAACAAAAAATGGGACACGCAGATACACAGGAGTCACATTGATCGTCAATCCTCTGGATTATGCTGCTAAGTTCTTTGCTTTGGGAGCCAAGCAAAAAGATGATGGTACTTGGACTTATGATAATTTCTCTGTTCCAGGTTTAACAATGGTTCAATCGCCTGCTGTGCCGTTAAACCGGATGATTGCAGGTAAACCAAAAGATTACTTTATGGGCATTGCTACAAATCAGAAGCTGGAATCAACTGATGTTTTACGTATGATTGAAGATCAACGCCTTTACCTAATCCGACAGCTGGCAAACGGGAAGCCATTAGACGCAGATTCATTCACTGTATTTGATATCACGGCTATTGGTTCTACTACACCAACACCTTAA
- a CDS encoding head maturation protease, ClpP-related, translating into MRRFKNEKYNHLASVNHQFKADAGEDNTTLTIYGDIGESWWSESTSAKDVESALKTVTSGTLTVHLNSPGGDVFDGIAIYNQLKNHSAKVIVYVDGLAASAASIIAMAADELIMNTGSMLMIHEASTFTWGTKADIKKTLNALQGIDKSIADIYMTRYQGDRSEIETLIENETWFTSSEAVELGLADKVNDVQEDDELDPEEFKNSILQKFRNKNQQTTIVAHDGNGKIVAKSILDNFKRQ; encoded by the coding sequence TTGAGGAGATTTAAAAATGAAAAGTACAATCATCTTGCGTCAGTGAATCATCAATTCAAAGCAGATGCTGGAGAGGATAATACTACTTTGACCATCTATGGAGATATAGGGGAGTCATGGTGGAGCGAGTCCACTTCTGCAAAGGATGTGGAAAGCGCCTTGAAAACTGTCACATCAGGCACACTGACAGTTCACTTAAACAGTCCTGGTGGTGATGTGTTTGATGGCATAGCAATTTATAATCAATTAAAAAATCACTCAGCGAAAGTCATAGTTTACGTAGATGGACTTGCGGCTTCAGCTGCATCCATTATAGCCATGGCAGCGGATGAATTGATTATGAATACTGGCTCAATGCTGATGATTCATGAAGCGTCTACATTTACTTGGGGAACTAAAGCGGACATCAAGAAAACACTAAATGCATTACAAGGTATAGATAAATCGATTGCAGATATCTATATGACCCGTTACCAGGGGGACCGATCTGAAATTGAAACTTTAATCGAAAATGAGACATGGTTTACTTCAAGTGAGGCTGTAGAATTAGGCCTTGCAGATAAAGTAAATGATGTTCAGGAAGATGATGAGTTAGACCCTGAAGAATTTAAGAATTCTATTCTTCAAAAATTCCGAAACAAAAATCAACAAACAACAATAGTAGCTCACGATGGCAATGGAAAAATAGTTGCTAAGAGTATACTGGATAATTTCAAGCGCCAATAG